In Caldisericia bacterium, a single genomic region encodes these proteins:
- a CDS encoding RNA methyltransferase: YIGLVHYPVYDRKGRVVASSILPYDIVDISRLSKTFGVKTLYVVHPFDNQRRAIERIINFWTRGGGRFFNRYRREALKLVKLSSSLDEVILDIERKERVKPIIIFTSAKSSKEEITFKKLREILKKHPILILFGTGWGMVREKIPFDYQLEPIKGYPKGNKYNHLSVRSACAIILDRLFNR; this comes from the coding sequence CCTATATAGGACTTGTTCATTATCCTGTTTATGATAGAAAAGGAAGAGTTGTTGCCTCATCCATACTTCCCTATGACATTGTGGATATAAGCAGGCTCTCAAAGACATTTGGAGTAAAAACTCTTTATGTGGTGCATCCCTTTGACAATCAGAGAAGAGCCATTGAAAGAATAATAAACTTCTGGACAAGAGGGGGAGGGAGGTTTTTTAATAGATACAGGAGAGAGGCTTTAAAACTTGTGAAACTCTCCTCTTCCCTTGACGAGGTTATCTTGGATATTGAGAGAAAAGAAAGGGTTAAACCTATTATTATATTCACAAGTGCAAAATCCAGTAAAGAAGAGATAACTTTTAAAAAACTAAGGGAAATACTCAAAAAACATCCCATTCTAATCCTTTTTGGCACAGGGTGGGGAATGGTAAGAGAGAAGATACCATTTGACTATCAACTTGAGCCAATAAAAGGCTATCCTAAAGGGAATAAATACAATCATCTCTCCGTTAGAAGTGCCTGTGCCATAATTCTTGATAGATTATTTAACAGGTAA